A single bacterium DNA region contains:
- a CDS encoding DNA methyltransferase translates to MLKKKHETIELFDSEGNSRGFYSEGNRLNDLTGREWTFSSRSVIAKAYPSSFQHKLRNQHGGQKPPELCAELIRTFTKAGDRVLDPMMGVGGTLLGATISERSAVGIEIEPRWVEVYQKVCELEGLTPQQTCQGDCLKVLPEIEGEFDFILTDVPYWNMDTAKRSTGQYKRYGQEVEPDKLRKKLSRFNNQPVQSKDEWLAQMREIFAVCQTKLKLNGYMAVFVGEMYQNGVYHLLPAELANVITQDGWTPKANLIWYDVSKQLHVYGYRYTFIPSVIHQSILVFRKETP, encoded by the coding sequence ATGTTGAAAAAAAAGCATGAAACGATAGAATTATTTGATTCGGAGGGTAACAGCCGCGGCTTTTATTCTGAGGGCAACCGACTTAATGACCTCACAGGCCGTGAATGGACGTTCTCGAGCCGTTCAGTAATAGCAAAAGCCTACCCCTCAAGCTTCCAACATAAATTGCGCAATCAACACGGCGGTCAAAAGCCGCCCGAATTATGCGCCGAACTTATTCGCACCTTTACCAAGGCAGGAGACAGGGTTCTCGACCCAATGATGGGCGTCGGCGGCACTCTCTTAGGAGCAACTATTTCCGAGCGATCGGCCGTCGGGATAGAAATAGAGCCGCGATGGGTTGAAGTGTATCAAAAAGTCTGTGAGCTTGAAGGGTTGACGCCGCAGCAAACCTGTCAAGGTGATTGCCTCAAAGTTCTGCCTGAGATTGAAGGTGAGTTCGACTTCATCCTAACCGATGTACCTTATTGGAACATGGATACCGCCAAACGCTCAACTGGCCAATATAAACGTTACGGACAAGAGGTTGAACCTGACAAACTGCGAAAGAAGCTTAGTCGATTTAATAATCAACCTGTTCAATCAAAGGACGAATGGCTTGCCCAGATGCGTGAAATTTTCGCGGTTTGCCAAACGAAGCTAAAGTTGAATGGGTATATGGCCGTGTTTGTTGGCGAGATGTATCAGAATGGCGTTTACCACCTCCTGCCGGCTGAATTGGCTAATGTGATTACACAAGATGGCTGGACGCCAAAGGCAAATCTTATCTGGTATGATGTATCAAAGCAGTTGCACGTCTATGGCTACCGCTACACGTTTATTCCGAGTGTCATTCATCAGAGCATTCTCGTGTTTCGCAAAGAAACGCCCTGA
- a CDS encoding DUF3352 domain-containing protein — MKVCQSCKAEMPADLEICESCGVKYEIAKRRGGFRGGLFVLALVILLAIGALGYRLFFSRNGEEAARLLPTGCWMVITIDTNPSPTQANLFLRISDAMKREGLDKQTEDLLSSVLGPSKLATELRPYINNSLALGMWGSTVTDTSGAVILNVTNAKAVASILNSKNISTKDNGVTIYKAPDSEIRIALEGSNLIMAVKPSDIHKVLEVKAGKVISVVDTAEFKEARKTLPEDASLMIFVQPSGVQKVQQSYNPTSVMESINSTAWCGVGLTMRDDGLLVTGRMPSGVVKGLEGLNDIQALRYGPLQAMPSGAYGFYTLSQPSKFWEVIRVMMAQNPEAAKQIDQGLADFDQTSGLSFAKDVLPAFAGEAALAIYPSTKNNKNQPEMMLVLDSSNNATPGQLIAKLTGNTTALLMLSNVAGYKLTSVQEEGIKVYKFNNPTMKDMAGEFTCAQIGDKLVITTSGELLTRAIGCKTSPTGSLAQEPTFQKMMSHGVHGAQILYMINFPSMITAITQADNPTDKPNEASQAWIDAFKDTAVVSGSVNNKEAFSEAFIPVDWEHLVHAMALASKQAPTPPTPSGGGTW, encoded by the coding sequence ATGAAAGTTTGTCAATCATGTAAGGCAGAGATGCCTGCGGATTTGGAAATCTGCGAAAGTTGTGGAGTCAAATATGAGATCGCCAAAAGACGTGGTGGGTTTCGAGGAGGATTATTTGTCCTCGCGCTTGTCATTCTTCTGGCAATAGGCGCGTTGGGTTATCGACTATTTTTCTCTCGAAATGGTGAGGAAGCCGCTCGCCTTTTACCTACAGGGTGCTGGATGGTAATTACAATCGATACCAATCCTTCGCCAACTCAGGCTAATCTATTCCTTCGCATTTCCGATGCGATGAAGCGTGAAGGATTAGACAAGCAAACGGAAGACTTATTGAGCAGCGTGCTTGGTCCGTCCAAGCTTGCGACTGAGCTGAGACCCTATATCAACAATAGCTTGGCTTTAGGGATGTGGGGATCAACGGTAACGGACACAAGTGGAGCGGTTATTTTAAACGTAACCAACGCGAAAGCTGTTGCTTCCATATTGAATAGCAAGAACATCTCCACGAAAGACAATGGCGTCACGATTTATAAGGCTCCAGACTCGGAAATTAGAATAGCGCTGGAGGGTTCGAATCTGATAATGGCGGTTAAACCTTCCGATATCCATAAGGTTTTGGAGGTTAAGGCGGGCAAGGTCATTTCTGTTGTGGATACGGCAGAGTTCAAGGAAGCGCGTAAAACGTTGCCTGAAGATGCGAGCCTAATGATTTTTGTCCAACCATCCGGAGTTCAGAAAGTTCAACAATCCTATAACCCAACATCAGTTATGGAATCTATTAATTCTACAGCTTGGTGTGGAGTTGGGCTTACAATGCGTGATGATGGATTGCTTGTAACAGGCAGAATGCCCTCGGGTGTAGTTAAAGGTCTCGAAGGGCTGAATGATATTCAAGCTCTAAGATATGGACCACTTCAAGCAATGCCTTCAGGAGCATACGGCTTCTATACCCTTTCTCAGCCAAGCAAGTTTTGGGAAGTAATTCGGGTAATGATGGCACAGAACCCCGAAGCGGCTAAACAAATTGATCAAGGGCTTGCTGATTTCGATCAGACAAGCGGACTGAGTTTTGCAAAAGATGTGCTTCCGGCATTTGCTGGTGAAGCCGCGTTAGCCATTTATCCCAGCACAAAAAATAATAAGAATCAGCCTGAGATGATGCTGGTCCTCGATTCATCGAATAATGCGACCCCCGGTCAGCTTATTGCTAAACTGACGGGGAACACCACGGCTTTACTTATGTTATCTAATGTCGCCGGATATAAACTAACAAGCGTTCAAGAAGAAGGCATAAAGGTTTATAAATTCAATAATCCGACAATGAAAGATATGGCTGGAGAATTTACCTGCGCTCAGATTGGAGATAAGCTCGTTATCACCACCTCTGGTGAGCTTTTAACACGAGCGATAGGATGTAAGACATCGCCTACCGGTTCTTTAGCGCAAGAGCCGACTTTCCAGAAAATGATGTCTCATGGAGTACATGGGGCGCAAATTTTGTATATGATTAATTTTCCCTCCATGATTACAGCAATTACCCAAGCGGATAATCCTACAGACAAACCGAATGAGGCTTCTCAAGCTTGGATAGATGCATTTAAGGATACAGCGGTTGTGAGCGGCAGTGTCAACAATAAGGAAGCCTTCAGCGAAGCCTTTATACCCGTTGATTGGGAGCATTTAGTCCATGCAATGGCTCTTGCCAGCAAACAGGCGCCAACACCCCCCACGCCTTCAGGCGGCGGAACGTGGTAA
- a CDS encoding DUF3352 domain-containing protein — translation MNNFSSLKKAGLLSALILLIALGAQAQRDFRVNLTKHGQDVANLVPSDAWLVMTYELIPASSQVALFNRIKESLSREGLSQKIDEAINMACNSVPLMRDIHPYFISSVTLCIWGDPNKRASSGMTFFITISDHSAVQKALKEDAVLTTIDGVKIYSLPNSKELHFTLVGNYLVISMTKANLVRIARIYETPSKSLINSPAFQTAQASLPIESNMQLFLKTNIFNKFPNNTLKTPKQKRDFALALKCLNTCPWVAMSCAFQDTGYSMSLSVQLNSTILKSLNTLNAITPISLENVSYLPEGAISFVTISQPSKLWPLFIDPAEQYPELLKSMIMEIAKIEKETGLKFNEQFLPSFDGEMTVGIYPSDTKKVSPECIVILGSQNGANPAGSAQEYFKNIQSGRVQLQPGDRLALSAIQFDGETIYKLVETSTIKAKVSGKKRSPSVPATEEDVTYFYLPGNDVLVTSPSKRAIMRTIACNQQKIGSITQQPAFKNMLSQKSSNAQAFMMYDMSVIAQQAFNSPLTKIVNNAFNGACVVNVGYDGSMIEADMFVPFDWDQYIRSAKNLMSQFENRTNESSPPKTLPKKKKK, via the coding sequence ATGAATAACTTTAGTTCGTTAAAGAAAGCGGGTCTGTTATCCGCGCTCATCTTACTCATTGCATTGGGTGCACAGGCTCAAAGAGATTTCAGGGTTAACCTCACAAAACATGGGCAAGATGTCGCTAACCTAGTTCCGTCTGACGCATGGTTAGTCATGACCTATGAGTTAATACCTGCGTCAAGTCAGGTAGCTCTATTCAATCGAATAAAGGAATCCCTCTCTCGTGAAGGGTTGAGCCAAAAAATTGATGAAGCAATCAACATGGCATGCAACTCAGTTCCGTTAATGAGAGATATTCATCCCTACTTTATCTCCAGTGTTACTCTTTGCATTTGGGGCGATCCAAACAAGCGAGCAAGTTCTGGTATGACCTTTTTCATCACGATTTCCGATCATTCTGCTGTCCAAAAAGCGCTCAAAGAGGATGCTGTTTTAACTACCATAGACGGCGTGAAAATATATAGCCTTCCTAACAGCAAGGAGTTACATTTCACCTTAGTAGGGAATTATTTGGTAATTTCTATGACCAAAGCAAATCTGGTTCGAATTGCTCGGATTTATGAAACTCCTTCAAAGTCCCTTATAAATTCGCCTGCCTTCCAAACTGCGCAAGCTTCACTGCCTATTGAATCGAATATGCAACTTTTCCTTAAAACTAATATCTTCAATAAATTCCCAAATAATACGCTGAAAACCCCAAAGCAGAAAAGAGATTTCGCTTTAGCTTTAAAGTGCTTAAATACTTGCCCGTGGGTTGCGATGTCCTGTGCCTTCCAAGATACAGGATATTCAATGTCGCTCAGCGTCCAACTCAATTCGACTATATTGAAATCTTTGAACACTCTTAATGCCATAACCCCGATTAGCCTTGAGAACGTCAGCTATTTACCTGAAGGTGCCATTAGCTTCGTTACAATATCACAGCCGAGCAAGTTATGGCCTTTGTTCATTGATCCTGCCGAGCAATATCCTGAATTGCTTAAATCGATGATTATGGAAATTGCAAAAATTGAAAAGGAAACAGGTCTCAAATTTAATGAGCAATTTCTTCCGAGCTTTGATGGTGAAATGACTGTCGGGATTTATCCTTCAGATACAAAAAAAGTTAGTCCGGAATGCATAGTTATACTTGGCTCTCAAAATGGCGCGAATCCGGCCGGCAGCGCTCAAGAGTATTTCAAGAATATTCAATCTGGACGTGTTCAGTTGCAGCCAGGGGATCGTTTAGCGCTATCGGCCATTCAGTTTGATGGAGAGACTATTTATAAATTGGTCGAGACCTCAACAATAAAAGCAAAAGTTTCTGGAAAGAAGCGTTCTCCTAGTGTCCCAGCTACTGAGGAAGATGTAACATACTTTTATCTTCCAGGTAATGACGTATTAGTCACCTCTCCTTCCAAGCGAGCCATTATGAGAACCATTGCTTGCAATCAGCAAAAGATTGGTTCAATCACTCAACAGCCCGCATTTAAGAACATGCTCTCTCAAAAATCTTCAAATGCCCAGGCTTTCATGATGTACGACATGTCCGTAATAGCCCAACAAGCGTTTAATTCCCCGCTAACCAAAATCGTGAACAATGCCTTCAACGGAGCTTGTGTCGTAAATGTTGGATATGATGGTTCAATGATCGAGGCCGATATGTTCGTCCCATTTGATTGGGATCAATATATCAGATCTGCCAAAAACCTTATGTCACAGTTCGAAAATAGGACAAACGAATCTTCACCACCAAAGACTTTACCAAAGAAGAAGAAGAAGTAA